In the Candidatus Delongbacteria bacterium genome, GGTCCAGCAGACCGTGGTCCCGCAGCACGAACCAGGTCGCGCCCGCCAGGATCAACAGGAAGGCCAGCACCTTGCCCGTGGTGCTTGAAAGCGGCGCCCGTCCCGCGCCGGCCAAGGCCAGCCGCGAGACGAGCGCCTCACTGAATCGCCGCAAAGCGTTCATGCCCGCTAACGGGCCTCCGTTCCCGCATAGACCGCCGCGTCTCCCAGGGACTCCTCGATGCGCAGGAGCTGGTTGTACTTGGCGATGCGATCGGTGCGGCTGAGGGACCCGGTCTTGATCTGGCCGGCGCCCGTGGCCACCGCCAGGTCGGCGATGGATGTGTCTTCGGTCTCGCCCGAGCGATGGCTGATCACGCTGCGGTAGCCGTGCCGGGCCGCCAGACGCATGGTGTCCAGGGTCTCGGTGATGGTGCCGATCTGGTTCACCTTGATCAGGATGGCGTTGGCCACGCCCTTGTCCAGGCCCATCTGCAGACACTTGACGTTGGTGACGAAGAGGTCGTCGCCCACCAGTTGGATCTGTTTGCCCAGCTTGTCCGTCATCAGCCTCCAGCCGTCCCAGTCGTTTTCGGCCATGCCGTCTTCGATGGAGACAATGGGATAGGCGTCCACCAGCTCGGCCCAGTAGTCCACCATTTCCTTGGAAGTCAGGACGCGGTCCTCGCCCTTGAGCACATAGCGCTTCTTCTTGGCGTCGTAGAACTCGCTGGCGGCCGGATCCAGGGTGATGAAGATGTCCTTGCCGGGCTTGTAGCCGGCGGCCTTGATGGCCTCGACGATCAAGTCCAAGGGCTCGCGGTTGTTCTTCAGATTGGGGCTGTAGCCGCCCTCGTCGCCCACGGCCGTGGCGTACTTCTTGGTCTGCAGGACCTTCTTCAGCGCGTGGAAGGTCTCGGCGCCCATGCGCAGGGCCTCGGCGAACGTGGCCGCGCCACGCGGCTGGATCATGTACTCCTGCAGGTCCACATTGTTGTCGCTGTGGGCGCCGCCGTTGAGCACGTTCATCATCGGGACGGGCAGGATGTGGGCATGCACTCCGCCCAGGTACTGGAAGAGCGGCAGGCCGGAGGCCTCGGAGGCGGCGCTGGCCACGGCCATGGAGCAGCCGAGAATGGCGTTGGCGCCCAGCTTCTTCTTGGTGGGCGTGCCGTCCAGCGCGCACATCATCCGGTCGATCTCGACCTGGCTGGCGGCGTCCATGCCCAGCAGCTCGGGCATCAGGATGTCGTTGACGTTTTCGACGGCCTTGAGCACGCCCTTGCCCAGGTAGCGCTTCTTGTCGCCGTCGCGCAGCTCGCAGGCCTCGAACTGGCCGGTGGAGGCGCCGCTGGGGACGATGGCGGAACCGAAGGCGCCGCCGGAGAGGGTGACGTCCACCTCGACGGTGGGGTTGCCGCGGGAATCCAGGACCTCACGGGCATGGACATCGACGATATCGAACATGGTACCTCCGCATGACTGGCGTAGGGACACGATGCATCGTGTCCCTACAACGTATCCGTTCAGACCGTCGGCGTCTCCGCGACGGCCGCCTCGCGTTTGAGGATCATCACCGTGGCCCCCCCGCAGGGACCCAGGCCGCAGGCCACCCAGCCGTCGCGCTCCCGCTGCCGCAGGATCTTGCGCAAGGTGGCGTCGTCGCGGCCCGTCACCGCCACCACCTGGTGGTCGAAGCGCCGGACTTCCTTGCGGACGATGAGGCGCGGCCCCGTGACTTCGCCCATGGCGACCACGGTGAGGCCTTCCCCCTCCACTTCCTTCAACAGGGACTCCAGCCCGCGACGATCGGAAAAGGCGGCTTCCAGCACCTTGTGGGACATGTCTTGTTCCTTATCTGAACTCGATCCGGCGGCTCGCTCGAGCCCGGTCCGCGGATTTTTCCCGCTGATCCACCGGAAGGGTCCGTTCTTTCCGGTTGCTGCAGACGCCCCGTTGCAAGGTGTGAAAGTCCCCCCGCCGGGGCAACCAACGAAACCACCCATTGCGCCTCTACAGCCGATCTGCAGCGCGTCGGCTGAAGCTCCGGACCCGGCACAGCGGCCGATTCGCCGGCGGCGCGCCCGAGCGGCGCTGGCTGGGACGGGTGGGGGATGGTAGGTTTCCCTCCGCCGCAGTCAGGAGGAGAATCCATGGACCACGCCCGCGACCGCTATGAGAATCCCTTGTTGGGCCGCTACGCCAGCGCCGAGATGAGCCACATCTTCAGCCCGGACCACAAGTTCCGCACCTGGCGCCGCCTGTGGATCGTGCTGGCCGAGGTGGAACGTGAGCTGGGTCTGCCCATCCGCGAGGAGCAGTTGGACGAGCTGCGCGCCACGGCGGACGACATCAACCACGCCGAGGCCGAGGAGCGCGAGCGGATCACCCGACACGACGTGATGAGCCACGTGCACGCCTGGGGCCTGCAGTGCCCGCAGGCGGCGGGGATCATCCACCTGGGGGCCACCAGCGCCTACGTGGGCGACAACACCGACCTGATCCAGCTGCGCGAAGGCCTGCGCCTGCTGCGCACCCGCCTGTTGCGAGTGATCGCCCGGCTGGCGGCCTTCTCCCGGCGCTGGAAGGAGCTGCCCACCCTGGGCTTCACGCATTTCCAGCCCGCCCAGCCGGTGACGGTGGGCAAGCGCGCGGCCCTCTGGCTGCAGGATCTGATGCTGGACTTCGAGGACCTGGAACACCGGTTGGCCAACCTGCGCTTCCTGGGTTCCAAGGGCACCACGGGCACCCAGGCCAGTTTCCTGCAGCTCTTCGACGGCGACGAGGATAAGGTGCGCCGGCTGGACGCGGAGATCACCCGCCGGATGGGCTTCGAGCGCGACTACGCCGTCTGCGGCCAGACCTATCCGCGCAAGGAGGACGCCCGCGTGCTGGACTGGCTGGCCGGACTGGCCCGCAGCGCGCACCGGATCACTACGGACCTGCGCCTGCTCCAGCACCTGAAGGAGGTGGAGGAGCCCTTCGAGCAGGACCAGATCGGCTCCAGCGCCATGGCCTATAAGCGCAACCCCATGCGCAGCGAACGGGTGGGCAGCCTGGCCAAGTACCTGATGGCCCTGCCCCAGGGCGTGGGCATGACCGCCGCCACCCAGTGGTTCGAGCGCACGCTGGACGATAGCGCCCAGAAGCGTCTGGCCGTGCCCGAGGCTTTCCTCTGCGCGGACGCCATCCTGCTGATTTTGGAGAATGTCTTCAGCGGGCTGGTGGTCTACCCGGAGGTGATTCGCCGCCACCTGGACGCCGAACTGCCCTTCATGGTCACGGAGACCATTCTGATGGAAGGCGTGAAGCGCGGCGGCGACCGCCAGCAGCTCCACGAGGCCATCCGCCAGCTCAGCCTGCGCGCCGCGCGCCGGGTGAAGGAGGAGGGGCTGGAGAACAACCTGCTGGACCTATTGGCCGAGGACTCGCGCATTCCCTTCACCCTGGCCGACCTGCAGGTGCTTTGCAACCCACGCACCTTCACCGGCCGAGCCGCCAGCCAGGTGGAAGACTACCTGAAGAGCGAGGTGGACCCCCTGTTGGCCGCCGAGGCCGAAGCATTGGTGGGCGGCGCCGAGGATTTGAGGGTCTAGGCGGCCTGGCACCGGCCTGGCACCGACCTGGCACCGGCCTGGCACCGGCCTGGCACCGGCCTGGCACCGACCTGGCACCGGCCTGGCACCGGCCTGGCACCGACCTGGCACCGGCCTGGCACCGGGCCTTACTCCTTTCAAACTCATTGATTCTTAGTGTCTTCGAGTCTTCGTACGCAAAGAGAGCGCGGAAGGAGCGCCATTTACGCGAGGGAAAACACTGATTCTATCATCGATCGGTTGAATTTAGACGAAGCGAAAAGTATCGTTTGGCATGACCGAAGCGATGGACGACACCCTCAAGGCCCTCTACCAGCTCGGCGAGGAGCCCGATCCCGCCCACCCGCGCCGCGTGGCGACGGGGGAACTGGCCGAGGCGCTGGGCGTCAGCGCGCCCACGGTTTGCTCCATGCTCAAGCGGCTGGCTGCGCTGGAACCGCCGCTGGCGGAAAGCGAGCGTCACGGCGGCGCGCGCCTGACGGAGGCCGGCCGGCGGCTGGCGCTGGGTGTGCTGCGCCGGCACCGCCTGCTGGAGACCTTTCTGCAGCGCGAGCTGGGCTACGCCTGGGACGAGGTGCACGAGGAGGCCGACCGGCTGGAGCACGCGGTCAGCGAGCGCTTCTGCGAGGCCCTGGCCCGGCGGCTGGGCGGACCGGCGACGGATCCCCACGGGGAGCCCATCCCCGCCTCCGACGGCAGTCTGGAATCGCCCCTTGAGCTTCCGCTCTCCCAGCTGGCCGCTGGCGTGCCGGCCCGCGTGCGCCGGGTGACCTGCCGGGACGGCGAGTTGCTGCGCTATCTGGCCGCCCGCGGCCTGCAGCCCGGCGCGCGGCTGGTGCTGCTGGCCCGCGAGCCCTTCGGCGGCTCGCTCAAATTGCGCGTGGAAGAGACGGTGACGGAGCTGGGACCCGCGGCGGGCGCCGTGGTCTTTCTGGCCCTGCCCGACGGGGAGGACGCATGAGACGCGCCGCCTGGTGGCTGGGCCTGTTGTGGCTGGCCTGGACGGGCTGCGCCCCGGGACGGGACGGCGACGACGGCCGGCTGCGCGTGGTCTGCACCACGGGCATGATCACGGACCTGGCCACGCGCGTCGGCGGCGGGCAGATCGTCTGCCAGGGCCTGATGGGCCCTGGCGTGGATCCTCACCTCTACAAGGCCACGGCCGGCGACGTGGAGCGCCTGAGCCGCGCCGACCTGGTCCTCTACAATGGCCTGCATCTGGAAGCCCGGCTGGCGGAGGTCTTCGCGCATCTTCCGGGCGCCCGCTCCGCCGCGCTGGGCGAGCGGCTACCGGGCGCCGCCCCGCTGCTGGGGCCGGACGGGCACGCGCCGGATCCGCACATCTGGTTCGACGTCTCGCTGTGGAGCCTGGTGGCCCGGCGCATCGGCGAGGAACTGGCCGCCGCGGATTCCGCCAACGCCGCCGGCTATCGAGCCCGGGCCGCGGCCCTGGGGGATTCGCTGCTCGCGCTGCACGCGGAGATCCTGACCCGCGTGTCCCAGTTGCCGCCGGAGCGACGCCTGCTGGTGACGGCCCACGACGCCTTCCAGTATTTCGGACGCGCCTACGGCTTCGAAGTGCGCGGCCTGCAGGGGATCTCCACCGCGGCGGAGGCGGGGGCGCGGGACGTCCAGGCCTTGGCCACCCTGCTGGTGGAGCGGCGCGTGCCGGCCATCTTCGTCGAGTCCTCCGTGCCGCGGCGCACGCTGGAGGCCGTGCTGGAGGCCGCCCGCGCCCGCGGCGCCCATGTTCGGCTGGGCGGCGAGCTGTTCTCCGACGCCCTGGGGGACGGCGGCACGCCGGAAGGCACCTATGCCGGCATGGTGCGGCACAATGTGGACACCATCCTCGGCGCCCTGGAGGAGCAACCATGAACGAACCCGGTTCTCTGGCGGTGGAAATCCGCGACCTGACCGTGGCCTACCGCGAGCGGCCCGTGCTCTGGGACGTGGATCTGGACGTGCCCGTCGGCGTGCTGATGGCCCTGGTGGGACCCAACGGCGCCGGCAAGACCACGCTGCTGCGCTCAATCCTGGGGCAGGTGACGCCCGCCTCGGGCAGCATCCGCGTGCTGGGCGGGACGCTGGCGGAGGCGCGCCAGCGCATCGCCTACGTGCCTCAGCGGGGCCGCGTGGACTGGGACTTCCCCGTCTCCGTGGAGGACGTTGTGCGGATGGGCACTTACGGCCGGCTGGGCTGGCTGCGCCGTCCCGGGGCGGCCGAACGGCGCACGGCCCGCGAAGCGCTGGAGCGCGTGGGGATGAGCGACTTCGCCCGCCGCCAGATCAGCCAGCTCTCCGGCGGGCAGCAGCAGCGCACCTTCCTGGCCCGGGCCCTGGCCCAGGGCGGCGAGCTGCTCATCCTGGACGAACCCTTCCAGGGCGTGGACGCCCGGACGGAGCGCGCCATCGTCGACCTGCTGCAGGAGTTGCGCGGCCAGGGTCGCACCATCCTGGTCGTGCATCACGACCTGCAGACCGTGCCCGACTACTTCGACCAGGTGGCCCTGCTCAACGTGCAGCTGGTGGCGGCGGGGCCGGTGGCCTTGGTCTTCCACGAGGCCAACCTGCGTCTGACCTACGGCGGCCGCGCCCGGGATCCGGAGCGCCTGCCCCTGTCCGCGCCGGTGGCGTCGTGATCCAGCTAGACCACATGGCTCGTGTGGTGCTGACGGGCTGCGCGCTCATCGGCCTGACTGGCGGCGCGCTGGGGACTTTCGTGGTGCTGCGCCGGCAGAGCCTGGTGGGGGACGTGGTCTCCCACGCGGCCTTGCCGGGCATCGTGCTGGCCTTCTGGCTGACGGGCAGCCGCTCCACGCCGGCTCTGGCCGCCGGGGCGGCCCTGGCGGGGCTGATCGGCATGCTGGCCGCCAGCTGGATCCTGCGCCGCACGCTGCTGCGCGAGGACGGCGTGCTGGGCCTCGTGCTGTCCTCCTTCTTCGGGCTGGGCCTGATGGGACTGACCTGGATCCAGCGCCAGCCCGACGCCGCGCAGGCCGGACTGGACCGCTACCTCTTCGGCAACGCGGCGACCCTGCTGAGCCAGGATCTGGCCTGGATGGCCGGCGCCGCCCTGCTGGTGGCGGGCACGCTGGCGCTGCTGTGGAAGGAATTCTCGCTGTTGGCCTTCGACGCGGACTTCGCCGCCCAATTGGGCTGGCCCGTGCGCCAGCTGGACCTGATCCTCACGCTGCTGACGGTGGTGGTGATCGTGCTGGGCCTGCAGACCGTGGGCGTGGTGCTGATGAGCACGCTGCTCATCGCGCCGGCGGTGGCGGCCCGGCAGTGGACGGACCGTCTGGGGCGGATGACCCTGCTGGCCGGCGGACTGGGTGCCCTGGCCGGCGTGCTGGGCGGCGCGGGCAGCCTGGCTTTCGCCCGCCTGCCCACGGGACCGGCCATCGTGCTGGCGGCCTCGGGTTTGGTGCTGTTGTCACTGGGGCTGGGAACGCGGGGCGGCTGGCTGTGGAGCGGGTTGCGCCGGCGGCGGCTGCGGCGGGAAGGTGGGGAGGCGCTGCTCCATGGCTAAGCGGGTGCAGAACGGTCGCGCCGGCCAGACAGAGGGTCCGCGAGAGTGGCCCGCCGCGGGCGGTCTGTCAGGGGTGAATCGGGTTTTCGCGAGAAATACGGAAGACCCTGGAGGATTCAGCGAACTTTTCCCGGGACCCCGAGTGCCCCGGGTGGGTGGGGGGTCGGTGGGAGGGAAACCCTGGATTTTCGGAAATCAGGACTCCCCCTTCGATCTGCATCACCCTTGTCGCCGGCAGGTATTCGCCCGCCCGGACCGGGCCACGCTGGGCCTCGCTTCCGGAGGCCGGCCATGAGCCCCGCCGCGGAACTGCAGTGGATCGCCGCCGTGGCGGCCCTGGCCTGTGCCCTGCCCGGGGGCTTCCTCCTGCTGCGCCGCCAGGCCCTGCTCAGCGACGCGCTGAGCCACAGCGTGCTGCTGGGCATCGTGGTGGCCTTCTTCCTGCTGGGCAGCCTGGATTCCCCCTGGCTGGCGGCAGGCGCCAGCCTGAGCGGCCTGCTGATGGTGCTGCTGGTGGACCTGCTGCAGCGGGGCGGGCGCGTCAAGGAGGACGCCGCCCTGGGGCTGGTCTTTCCGCTGCTGTTCAGCGTCGCCGTCATCCTGATCAGCCGCTGGGCCGGCCACATCCACCTGGACACGGACGCCGTGCTGCTGGGCGAACTGGCCTTCGCGCCTTTCCGGCGCCTGGAGTGGCTCGGCCTCGACCTGCCCGTCGCCCTCTGGCAGATGGGCGGCCTGCTGCTGCTCAACCTGGGCTTTCTGCTGCTCTTCTGGAAAGAGCTGTCGCTCTCGGCCTTCGACTCCCTGCTCGCCGGCAGCCTGGGCTTTCGTCCCGCTCTGCTGCACACGCTGGAGCTGGGCCTGCTCTCGCTGACCTGCGTGGCGGCCTTCGACGCCGTGGGCTCGGTGCTGGTGGTGGCGCTGATCGTCACGCCCGCCGTGACGGCGCGACTCCTCAGTGACCGTCTGCCCTCGTACTTTGTCTGGGCCGCGCTGGTGGCCGTGTTGTCGTCGCAACTGGGCTGGCGGCTGGCGGTCTGGCTGGACGCCAGCATCGCGGGCTCCATGGCCGTGGCCGGGGGTCTGCTGTTCACGGCGGCCCTGCTCTTCTCGCCGCGGCGCGGCTGGGTGGCGGGCCTGCGTCGCGAGCGCGCCCAGCGGCGGCAGTTCGCGCGCCGCCTGCTGGTCATCCACCTGCACAACCACGAGGGCACGCCGCAGGAGGCGGAGGAATGCCGCCTCGCCCACTTGAGCGAGCATCTGAACTGGAGCGCGGAGATCGCGCGGGAGCGTGTCGGTCTCTGCCTGGAGAGCGGCTGGGTGAGCCGGGACGGCGAGCGCTTGAGCTTGACGGCGGCAGGCCGGGCGGCCGCGCAGCAGGCGCTGGAGGAATTGCCCCTGCAGCTGGCCGGCGCGCGCGAGGAAGGCCTGCTCTGCCCCTGGCCCGCCCCGCGAATCTGAAGAACACCAACGAGGAGAAACTTCCCATGGAGATGAGTTACCGGCCCCTGGGCCGCTGCGGCACCAAGGTCAGCACCTTCGGGCTGGGCGGCTGGACCACGTTCGGCGGCTCGCTCAAGGAGCAGGCGCTGGTGGATCGTCTGCTGGCCCTGGCCTTCGAGCGCGGCGTGAATTTTTTCGACACGGCGGACATCTACGCCAAGGGCGCCTGTGAGCTGTCCATGGGCCAGGCCTTGGCCAGCCTGCCGCGCCACCGGCTGGTGCTGGCCTCCAAACTCTTCTGGCCCATGAGCGCGGATCCCAACGATCGCGGCCTCTCGCGCAAGCACATCCTGGAGTCCGTGGAGAAGAGCCTCAAGCGCCTGGGCACGGACTACCTGGACATCTACTTCTGCCACCGCTTCGACAGCGAAACTCCCGTGCTGGAGACCGTGCGCGCCATGGACGACCTGGTGCGGCAGGGCAAGATCCTCTACTGGGGCACCAGCGAGTGGAGCGGCGGGCGGATCCGCGAGGCGCACCGCCTGGCCGCGGAGTGGCGCTGTCACGGGCCGCAGGTGGAGCAGCCCCAGCACTCGCTGCTGGCGCGCGGCCGTTTCGAGCACGACGTCCTGCCCGCCTGCCTGGAGTTGGGGATGGGCAGCGTGCTCTGGAGTCCGCTGGCCAGCGGCCTGCTGAGCGGAAAGTATGACGACGGGATTCCGGCCGGCAGCCGGCTGGACAACCCTGGCTTCGAGTGGCTGAAGAACACCCTTCTCAAGCCCGACACCCTGGAGCGCGTGCGGCGCTTCGGCGCGGTCTGCGCCGGGCGCGGCCTCTCGCGCAGCCAGGTGGCGCTGGCCTGGGCGGCGGACCGCTTCGGCGTCTCCAGCGTGATCCTGGGCGCCACCAGCGAAGCCCAACTGCTGGAGAATCTCGCC is a window encoding:
- the purB gene encoding adenylosuccinate lyase, coding for MDHARDRYENPLLGRYASAEMSHIFSPDHKFRTWRRLWIVLAEVERELGLPIREEQLDELRATADDINHAEAEERERITRHDVMSHVHAWGLQCPQAAGIIHLGATSAYVGDNTDLIQLREGLRLLRTRLLRVIARLAAFSRRWKELPTLGFTHFQPAQPVTVGKRAALWLQDLMLDFEDLEHRLANLRFLGSKGTTGTQASFLQLFDGDEDKVRRLDAEITRRMGFERDYAVCGQTYPRKEDARVLDWLAGLARSAHRITTDLRLLQHLKEVEEPFEQDQIGSSAMAYKRNPMRSERVGSLAKYLMALPQGVGMTAATQWFERTLDDSAQKRLAVPEAFLCADAILLILENVFSGLVVYPEVIRRHLDAELPFMVTETILMEGVKRGGDRQQLHEAIRQLSLRAARRVKEEGLENNLLDLLAEDSRIPFTLADLQVLCNPRTFTGRAASQVEDYLKSEVDPLLAAEAEALVGGAEDLRV
- a CDS encoding metal ABC transporter permease, with protein sequence MSPAAELQWIAAVAALACALPGGFLLLRRQALLSDALSHSVLLGIVVAFFLLGSLDSPWLAAGASLSGLLMVLLVDLLQRGGRVKEDAALGLVFPLLFSVAVILISRWAGHIHLDTDAVLLGELAFAPFRRLEWLGLDLPVALWQMGGLLLLNLGFLLLFWKELSLSAFDSLLAGSLGFRPALLHTLELGLLSLTCVAAFDAVGSVLVVALIVTPAVTARLLSDRLPSYFVWAALVAVLSSQLGWRLAVWLDASIAGSMAVAGGLLFTAALLFSPRRGWVAGLRRERAQRRQFARRLLVIHLHNHEGTPQEAEECRLAHLSEHLNWSAEIARERVGLCLESGWVSRDGERLSLTAAGRAAAQQALEELPLQLAGAREEGLLCPWPAPRI
- the eno gene encoding phosphopyruvate hydratase; protein product: MFDIVDVHAREVLDSRGNPTVEVDVTLSGGAFGSAIVPSGASTGQFEACELRDGDKKRYLGKGVLKAVENVNDILMPELLGMDAASQVEIDRMMCALDGTPTKKKLGANAILGCSMAVASAASEASGLPLFQYLGGVHAHILPVPMMNVLNGGAHSDNNVDLQEYMIQPRGAATFAEALRMGAETFHALKKVLQTKKYATAVGDEGGYSPNLKNNREPLDLIVEAIKAAGYKPGKDIFITLDPAASEFYDAKKKRYVLKGEDRVLTSKEMVDYWAELVDAYPIVSIEDGMAENDWDGWRLMTDKLGKQIQLVGDDLFVTNVKCLQMGLDKGVANAILIKVNQIGTITETLDTMRLAARHGYRSVISHRSGETEDTSIADLAVATGAGQIKTGSLSRTDRIAKYNQLLRIEESLGDAAVYAGTEAR
- a CDS encoding aldo/keto reductase family protein codes for the protein MEMSYRPLGRCGTKVSTFGLGGWTTFGGSLKEQALVDRLLALAFERGVNFFDTADIYAKGACELSMGQALASLPRHRLVLASKLFWPMSADPNDRGLSRKHILESVEKSLKRLGTDYLDIYFCHRFDSETPVLETVRAMDDLVRQGKILYWGTSEWSGGRIREAHRLAAEWRCHGPQVEQPQHSLLARGRFEHDVLPACLELGMGSVLWSPLASGLLSGKYDDGIPAGSRLDNPGFEWLKNTLLKPDTLERVRRFGAVCAGRGLSRSQVALAWAADRFGVSSVILGATSEAQLLENLAALELQLDGGLRAELDAIFPDTLQATD
- a CDS encoding metal ABC transporter ATP-binding protein; protein product: MNEPGSLAVEIRDLTVAYRERPVLWDVDLDVPVGVLMALVGPNGAGKTTLLRSILGQVTPASGSIRVLGGTLAEARQRIAYVPQRGRVDWDFPVSVEDVVRMGTYGRLGWLRRPGAAERRTAREALERVGMSDFARRQISQLSGGQQQRTFLARALAQGGELLILDEPFQGVDARTERAIVDLLQELRGQGRTILVVHHDLQTVPDYFDQVALLNVQLVAAGPVALVFHEANLRLTYGGRARDPERLPLSAPVAS
- a CDS encoding iron chelate uptake ABC transporter family permease subunit, translated to MIQLDHMARVVLTGCALIGLTGGALGTFVVLRRQSLVGDVVSHAALPGIVLAFWLTGSRSTPALAAGAALAGLIGMLAASWILRRTLLREDGVLGLVLSSFFGLGLMGLTWIQRQPDAAQAGLDRYLFGNAATLLSQDLAWMAGAALLVAGTLALLWKEFSLLAFDADFAAQLGWPVRQLDLILTLLTVVVIVLGLQTVGVVLMSTLLIAPAVAARQWTDRLGRMTLLAGGLGALAGVLGGAGSLAFARLPTGPAIVLAASGLVLLSLGLGTRGGWLWSGLRRRRLRREGGEALLHG
- a CDS encoding zinc ABC transporter substrate-binding protein, with product MRRAAWWLGLLWLAWTGCAPGRDGDDGRLRVVCTTGMITDLATRVGGGQIVCQGLMGPGVDPHLYKATAGDVERLSRADLVLYNGLHLEARLAEVFAHLPGARSAALGERLPGAAPLLGPDGHAPDPHIWFDVSLWSLVARRIGEELAAADSANAAGYRARAAALGDSLLALHAEILTRVSQLPPERRLLVTAHDAFQYFGRAYGFEVRGLQGISTAAEAGARDVQALATLLVERRVPAIFVESSVPRRTLEAVLEAARARGAHVRLGGELFSDALGDGGTPEGTYAGMVRHNVDTILGALEEQP
- a CDS encoding metal-dependent transcriptional regulator, with amino-acid sequence MTEAMDDTLKALYQLGEEPDPAHPRRVATGELAEALGVSAPTVCSMLKRLAALEPPLAESERHGGARLTEAGRRLALGVLRRHRLLETFLQRELGYAWDEVHEEADRLEHAVSERFCEALARRLGGPATDPHGEPIPASDGSLESPLELPLSQLAAGVPARVRRVTCRDGELLRYLAARGLQPGARLVLLAREPFGGSLKLRVEETVTELGPAAGAVVFLALPDGEDA